ATTGGTCAAATGGATGTATCTCGTAAAGAAAAAGGAAAAATGGCGTTAATGACCATTGAAGTGGATCAAAATATCGGTGATGATGTTCTCCGGGAAATTGGTGAACTAGCCAATATTACTCAGGTTGCCAAAATTGTCGATTAAACAATAAGAAGAAGGGAGGATATATTTTGTTTCGTAATGTAGCAGAATTAGTAGAATTAGCACAAACACAAAATAAAAAAATATCCACCATTATGATAGAACAGGAAGTTGAAGTTACAGGGAAGACGAGAGAGCAAATTCTTTCTCAGATGGAAACAAATTTGGATGTAATGGAAAAAGCGGTTGAACGTGGTTTGCAAGGTGTACGTTCCGTATCGGGTTTAACAGGTGGAGACGCTGTTCTTTTACAAGAATATATTAAAAAAGGTACCTTCCTTTCGGGTGAAATTTTACTCGATGCGGTAAGTAAAGCTGTTGCTACAAATGAAGTAAATGCAGCGATGGGAACGATTTGTGCGACTCCTACAGCTGGATCAGCGGGTGTTGTTCCGGGAACATTATTTGCAGTTCAAAGAAAATTAAATCCAACTAAAGAACAAAAAATTGAATTCCTCTTTACAGCAGGAGCATTTGGGTTTGTTGTAGCCAATAATGCATCGATTTCCGGCGCAGCAGGCGGATGCCAAGCGGAGGTCGGGTCGGCAGCAGGAATGGCAGCAGCGGCCATTGTAGAAATGGCAGGAGGCTCTCCTGCTCAAAGTGCGGAGGCAATGGCCATTACCCTGAAAAACATGTTAGGACTTGTCTGTGATCCAGTTGCAGGACTTGTTGAAGTACCATGTGTGAAACGAAATGCTATGGGGGCGGCAAATGCTATGGTTGCAGCTGATATGGCATTAGCAGGAATTACCAGCAGGATTCCGTGTGATGAAGTTATTATCGCCATGTATGAAATAGGTCAATCGATGCCTTCAGCTTTACGAGAAACAGCACAGGGAGGGTTAGCGGCAACTCCGACTGGCCGAGCTTTGGAAGCTAAGATATTCGGTCTGCCGCTTCTGAAGAAATGAACCAAGTATTACAAGAGTCTGTTACCGCCGTTAAAGGAATTGGAAATGAGACTGCACTAACACTAAATGAAATGGGCATTCATACCGTGTTTGATTTATTTGAACATCTCCCTTTCCGCTACGAAGATTATCGTTTAAAGGATTTAGAAACGGTAGAACATGAAGAACGAGTGACGATTGAAGGGAAAATCCACAGTCAGCCGATGCTTACGTATTTTGGAAAGAAAAAGTCTCGGCTGACATTCAAGGTTTTTGTAGGGAATAATCTAATTACAGTTATTTTTTTCAATCAGCCCTATTTAAAGTCAAAGATGGACATCAACAGCGTAGTGACGGTTACTGGAAAGTGGGATCGCCATCGCCAAACCATTACAGGCAGTGAATGTCATATTGGTGAAAATAGACAGGAAAAAGAATATGAACCTGTCTATTCGATAAAGGGTAGTATGACCGTTAAAGGGCTGCGCCGTTATATCGGCAACGCCTTTAAACAGTTTGGACCAGCTATTGAAGAAAACCTGCCGCAAGGATTAATTTCACAGTATAGATTGATGCCAAGACCCAATGCCTTATGGACGATGCACTTTCCAGCTTCAGAGGATGATATGAAGCAAGCGAGACGCCGCTTTGTTTATGAAGAGTTTTTACTTTTTCAACTGAAGATGCAGGCAATGCGTAAAGTTCAAAGAGAAGAATCAAAAGGAATAGAACAAGACTATAATCTTGAAAAAGTAACTACGTTTATCGAATCTCTGCCCTTTCCTCTGACGGATGCTCAGAAACGGGTTGTTAATGAAATATTAGCAGATATGAAATCTCCCTATAGAATGAACCGCCTTCTGCAAGGGGATGTTGGATCTGGAAAAACGGTTGTAGCGGCTATCGCCTTGTATACATCCATTTCCGCTGGGTATCAAGGAGCTTTAATGGTCCCTACTGAGATATTAGCTGAACAACATGCCGCTTCAATGCGTGCAATGCTTGAACCTTTTGGAATAAAGTCGGCTCTTTTGACAAGCTCCGTGAAAGGGAAAAAACGGCGGGAACTGCTAGAAGCATTATACAGCGGAGACATTAATTTATTAATCGGTACCCATGCTCTTATTCAAGATGAAGTGAATTTCCTCAATCTTGGACTTGTCATAACCGATGAACAGCACCGGTTTGGTGTGAACCAACGGCGGGTTTTACGAGAAAAGGGGAATAGTCCTGATGTCTTATTTATGACAGCGACGCCGATTCCTAGAACGCTGGCCATTACAGTTTTTGGTGAAATGGATGTATCAACAATTGATGAAATGCCTGCTGGACGTAAAATCATTGAAACGTATTGGGCTAAGCATAATATGCTCGATAGGATTCTTGTTTTTATTGAAAAAGAATTGCAACAAGGTAGACAGGCTTATGTTATTTGTCCGTTGATTGAAGAATCGGAAAAAATGGATTTAGAGAACGTTCTTGATGTACATGCAATGCTGACACAGTATTTTGGTGAGCGATATCAAGTCGGATTGATGCATGGAAAACTTCCGGCGGATGAAAAAGACGCTGTTATGAAGGATTTCAGCCAGAACATGACAAAAGTTCTTGTCTCCACTACAGTCGTTGAGGTGGGGGTTAATGTACCTAATGCTACCGTGATGGTTATTTATGATGCGGAACGATTCGGTCTCGCACAGCTTCACCAGCTTCGCGGCCGGGTAGGAAGAGGGAGCGATCAGTCTTTCTGTATCCTGTTAGCTGATCCCAAATCGGAAAATGGGAAGGAGCGAATGACCATTATGACCGAGACAAATGATGGTTTTGTCGTTTCTGAAAAAGATCTCGAACTTCGTGGGCCTGGTGATTTCTTTGGAAGAAAGCAAAGTGGTGTTCCTGAATTTAAAGTGGCGGATATGGTTCATGATTATCGCACACTTGAAGTAGCTAGAAATGATGCAGCCAAACTCATTGCTTCGGAAGCATTTTGGCATGCGCCGGATTATGAACCCCTTCGAAAGCATCTCGCAAGCACCGGCGTATTGGATGGAGAAAAGCTGGATTAAAAAGAATAAGGTAAAAAGCAGATTGCGGGTTTTTACATCTTGCAATCTGTTTTTAATATCTATATACTACTATTAGTACCTAGTCATAAAACGTGGATGGTGACCTTCAATGAAAAGGAATAAGAAGGAACGCCAGCAGTTATTAATCGACACGATTAAAGGAAATCCTTTCGTAACAGATGAAGAGCTGGCTGAAAAATTTTCCGTGAGTGTTCAAACAATCAGGCTGGACCGGCTTGAACTTTCCATTCCCGAACTACGAGAGCGGATAAAAAACGTTGCGGAAAAAAGATTAAGCGATGAAATCAGGGCACTCCCGATTGATGAAGTGATTGGTGAGGTCATTGATGTGAATTTAGACCAAAATGCAATTTCAATTCTTGATATAAATAAAGAACATGTTTTTAAACGAAATGGGATAGCGCGAGGCCATCATTTGTTCGCGCAAGCTAATTCCCTTGCTGTAGCTGTTATCGATGACGAATTGGCGCTGACGGCAAAAGCATCCATTCTATTTACACGATCCGTAAGGGAAAATGAGAGAGTGGTTGCTAAGGCTCGTGTGTTGGATACGGCTTCAAGTGATCGTTCGAATGTAGAAGTGAACAGTTATGTTGGCAGCGAATTGGTATTTAAGGGCGAGTTTGAAATGTACCGCTCCTGTCAGCCGGAAAAGGGTGGAGAAAATGAAAATAGCCATTGATGTAATGGGCGGAGATCATGCACCAAAACAGCCAGTATTAGGAGCCATGAAGGCTGTTCGTGAATTCCCTGATATTGAAATGATACTAGTAGGAAATGAAAAAGAAATAAATGAACATTTAATAAAGCACGAACGTATATCTGTTGTACATACAGAGGAAAAGATTCTAGGCACAGATGAACCAGTTCGAGCGGTTCGCCGTAAAAAGAACGCCTCACTAGTCCTTGCAGCTCAGTTAGTAAAAGACGGAGAAGCTGATGCATGCATTTCAGCAGGTAATACAGGTGCACTCATGGCAGCAGGATTATTTGTCGTCGGGCGCATTAATGGGATAGACAGGCCTGCTCTTGCTCCAACCTTGCCGACAATTGACGGTGAAGGTTTTGTCCTCTTAGATGTTGGCGCAAATTCGGATGCGAAACCAGAACATCTTGTTCAATATGCCATTATGGGTTCAATTTATGCGGAAAAGGTTAGAGGAATCGCTAATCCTCGTGTAGCTTTACTAAATATTGGTTCTGAAGAGAAAAAAGGCAACGAATTGACAAAACAAGCGTACGGTCTTCTGAAAGAAGCAAAGGTCAATTTCATAGGTAATGTTGAAGCGAGAGATTTGCTTAATGGAGCTGCGGATGTTGTCGTTACAGATGGTTTTACAGGAAATATGGTGTTAAAAACGATTGAAGGAACCGCAATGAGTGTTTTCTCGATGCTTAAAAAAGGGTTAATGAGCAATACGAAAAGCAAACTAGCTGGGGCTATGCTTAAACCACAATTTA
The Peribacillus sp. FSL H8-0477 genome window above contains:
- the plsX gene encoding phosphate acyltransferase PlsX encodes the protein MKIAIDVMGGDHAPKQPVLGAMKAVREFPDIEMILVGNEKEINEHLIKHERISVVHTEEKILGTDEPVRAVRRKKNASLVLAAQLVKDGEADACISAGNTGALMAAGLFVVGRINGIDRPALAPTLPTIDGEGFVLLDVGANSDAKPEHLVQYAIMGSIYAEKVRGIANPRVALLNIGSEEKKGNELTKQAYGLLKEAKVNFIGNVEARDLLNGAADVVVTDGFTGNMVLKTIEGTAMSVFSMLKKGLMSNTKSKLAGAMLKPQFKVIKNQMDYSEYGGAGLFGLKAPVIKAHGSSDDHAIYNAIRQTRDMVNHQVVQNIVRLMETGKQE
- the recG gene encoding ATP-dependent DNA helicase RecG is translated as MNQVLQESVTAVKGIGNETALTLNEMGIHTVFDLFEHLPFRYEDYRLKDLETVEHEERVTIEGKIHSQPMLTYFGKKKSRLTFKVFVGNNLITVIFFNQPYLKSKMDINSVVTVTGKWDRHRQTITGSECHIGENRQEKEYEPVYSIKGSMTVKGLRRYIGNAFKQFGPAIEENLPQGLISQYRLMPRPNALWTMHFPASEDDMKQARRRFVYEEFLLFQLKMQAMRKVQREESKGIEQDYNLEKVTTFIESLPFPLTDAQKRVVNEILADMKSPYRMNRLLQGDVGSGKTVVAAIALYTSISAGYQGALMVPTEILAEQHAASMRAMLEPFGIKSALLTSSVKGKKRRELLEALYSGDINLLIGTHALIQDEVNFLNLGLVITDEQHRFGVNQRRVLREKGNSPDVLFMTATPIPRTLAITVFGEMDVSTIDEMPAGRKIIETYWAKHNMLDRILVFIEKELQQGRQAYVICPLIEESEKMDLENVLDVHAMLTQYFGERYQVGLMHGKLPADEKDAVMKDFSQNMTKVLVSTTVVEVGVNVPNATVMVIYDAERFGLAQLHQLRGRVGRGSDQSFCILLADPKSENGKERMTIMTETNDGFVVSEKDLELRGPGDFFGRKQSGVPEFKVADMVHDYRTLEVARNDAAKLIASEAFWHAPDYEPLRKHLASTGVLDGEKLD
- the fapR gene encoding transcription factor FapR — protein: MKRNKKERQQLLIDTIKGNPFVTDEELAEKFSVSVQTIRLDRLELSIPELRERIKNVAEKRLSDEIRALPIDEVIGEVIDVNLDQNAISILDINKEHVFKRNGIARGHHLFAQANSLAVAVIDDELALTAKASILFTRSVRENERVVAKARVLDTASSDRSNVEVNSYVGSELVFKGEFEMYRSCQPEKGGENENSH
- the sdaAA gene encoding L-serine ammonia-lyase, iron-sulfur-dependent, subunit alpha, whose translation is MFRNVAELVELAQTQNKKISTIMIEQEVEVTGKTREQILSQMETNLDVMEKAVERGLQGVRSVSGLTGGDAVLLQEYIKKGTFLSGEILLDAVSKAVATNEVNAAMGTICATPTAGSAGVVPGTLFAVQRKLNPTKEQKIEFLFTAGAFGFVVANNASISGAAGGCQAEVGSAAGMAAAAIVEMAGGSPAQSAEAMAITLKNMLGLVCDPVAGLVEVPCVKRNAMGAANAMVAADMALAGITSRIPCDEVIIAMYEIGQSMPSALRETAQGGLAATPTGRALEAKIFGLPLLKK